A genomic window from Chelonia mydas isolate rCheMyd1 chromosome 16, rCheMyd1.pri.v2, whole genome shotgun sequence includes:
- the TNFSF15 gene encoding tumor necrosis factor ligand superfamily member 15 translates to MQHSAEIPLEEAVRMTNQESGMRVREDLKNIRCAVIFCLFSVLALALPTAYLLVGNLRAYKSGPAQVADESVSRFLKQQTSPISLVSRAEKPRAHLTVKKQDLSPPMGDQFPVLQWEHERGLAFTKNNMNYTNKSLVIPKAGDYYIYSQVTFRGSTPNHSKPGSITQIITKVTDSYPEPTQLLTATKTLCEMGNNWFQPIYLGAVLFMEEGDRLMVNVSDIQWVDYTKEHKTFFGAFLL, encoded by the exons atgcaacacagtgctgaAATACCCCTGGAGGAAGCAGTTCGTATGACCAATCAAGAATCCGGAATGCGTGTCAGGGAGGATCTGAAGAACATACGCTGTGCTGTCATTTTTTGCTTGTTCTCTGTCCTAGCCCTGGCATTGCCCACAGCCTATCTACTGGTTGGAAATCTCAGAGCCTACAAATCTGGCCCAGCTCAG GTTGCAGATGAAAGCGTGTCTAGATTCCTAAAGCAACAGACATCACCAATTT CTTTAGTATCCAGAGCAGAAAAGCCAAGAGCACATCTAACAG TTAAGAAACAAGATCTTTCACCCCCCATGGGAGACCAGTTTCCAGTTCTCCAGTGGGAACACGAGCGAGGCTTAGCCTTCACCAAGAACAACATGAACTATACCAATAAGTCACTGGTGATTCCAAAGGCCGGCGATTACTACATCTACTCTCAGGTCACTTTCCGAGGGTCCACTCCAAATCACAGTAAACCAGGTTCCATAACGCAGATCATCACCAAAGTCACGGACAGCTACCCTGAGCCTACCCAACTACTGACTGCCACCAAAACTCTGTGTGAGATGGGAAACAACTGGTTCCAGCCAATTTACTTAGGGGCAGTGCTTTTCATGGAGGAGGGGGACAGGCTGATGGTCAATGTTAGTGATATCCAATGGGTGGATTACACTAAAGAACACAAAACTTTCTTTGGTGCTTTTTTACTGTAG